From Nicotiana tabacum cultivar K326 chromosome 22, ASM71507v2, whole genome shotgun sequence, one genomic window encodes:
- the LOC107781376 gene encoding GDP-mannose transporter GONST2-like: MSSAVKLESIICDDGEEPGHISVNGQVAFTKRLNAVHKLLDGFRRQGVWSAGKISIAAERRVASDRFSKSNQAVDSEEKREHGSGRKSGPLLSGTAYCLSSCCMILLNKIVLSSYSFNAGISLMFYQNLISTLIVCILGCSGAVTVEKLNWKLIKVWIPVNLIFIGMLVSGMYSLKYINIAMVTILKNVTNILTATGELYIFGKRQNQKVWTAMFLMIISAISGGITDLSFDGTGYAWQSVNCILTAGYSLTLRHVMDRAKQFTKSGSLNEVSMVLLNNGISIPFAIGLIFLFDEWNYVINADVIKIPMFWVAATASGLLGLAISFTSMWFLKQTGPTTYSLVGSLNKIPISIAGLLVFKVPLSVPNLFSILFGLLAGVLFARAKMS, from the exons ATGTCCTCTGCGGTTAAGTTGGAATCAATTATCTGTGATGATGGTGAGGAGCCAGGTCATATATCTGTAAATGGCCAGGTAGCATTTACCAAAAGACTAAATGCGGTACACAAACTACTTGATGGATTTCGTAGGCAAGGGGTATGGTCGGCTGGCAAGATATCAATTGCTGCAGAACGAAGAGTAGCTAGTGACAG GTTTTCCAAAAGCAATCAAGCTGTGGATAGCGAAGAAAAAAGGGAACATGGATCTGGAAGAAAATCTGGCCCTCTTTTGTCTGGAACTGCATATTGCCTTTCTTCTTGTTGCATGATCCTGCTGAATAAAATTGTCCTTTCAAGTTATTCTTTCAATGCTGGTATCTCATTGATGTTCTACCAG AACCTTATCAGTACTCTTATAGTTTGTATACTGGGTTGCTCTGGAGCAGTTACAGTGGAGAAGCTCAATTGGAAGCTCATTAAAGTTTGGATCCCCGTGAATTTGATCTTCATTGGCATGCTCGTTTCAGGCATGTATAG TTTGAAATACATAAATATTGCAATGGTGACAATTCTGAAGAATGTGACAAATATTTTAACAGCAACTGGAGAGTTGTATATTTTTGGGAAGCGACAGAATCAGAAAGTGTGGACTGCCATGTTTCTTATG ATTATCTCTGCTATATCTGGAGGCATAACAGACCTCTCATTCGACGGGACGGGTTATGCTTGGCAATCAGTTAATTGCATTCTCACTGCAGGCTACTCA CTCACACTGCGACATGTCATGGACAGAGCAAAGCAATTTACAAAATCTGGATCGCTTAATGAAGTTTCAATGGTGTTACTGAACAATGGGATATCTATACCTTTTGCTATTGGCTTGATCTTCTTGTTTGATGAATGGAATTATGTAATTAATGC GGATGTAATTAAGATTCCAATGTTCTGGGTTGCTGCAACAGCAAGTGGATTACTTGGGCTAGCCATTAGCTTCACATCTATGTGGTTTTTGAAACAAACTGGTCCAACCACTTACAG TCTTGTAGGTTCCTTAAACAAGATTCCCATTTCTATTGCTGGCCTTTTGGTGTTCAAGGTTCCTCTCAGTGTTCCCAATTTATTCAGCATACTTTTCG GTCTACTTGCTGGAGTACTTTTTGCCAGGGCCAAAATGTCTTGA